The Vanrija pseudolonga chromosome 1, complete sequence genomic sequence CCTCCTGGTCGGGTACGTCGTGTTCTTGGCTGGCCGCGGTATCTGGCACGAGGTCTCCGCTGGGGTAGGGCAtgccgcgcccgccgtggCTGGAGGGTGTGTTCAGCCCGAGGCGCTGTTACCGTCTTTCGACGTGTCGACGGTGTGGGGCGCGAAGGAGCGTAtcgtcgaggtgagtggcggAGTGAGGGGGGTAGGTTCGCGCGCTCACCCGCCGCTTCCAGTGGCACCAAGCCGCCATCCGCATCCCCACCGAGTCGTGGGACGACATGGGCGCGCCCGGCACCGACCCCCGCTGGGACGTGTTCGCGCAATACCACGCGTACCTGGAGAAGTCTTATCCGCTCGTGCACAAGCACCTCGTCAAGACGACGATCGATACTTGGGGCCTTGTGTACGAGTGGGTCGGGAGCGACGCGGGCAAGCGGCCGCTGTTTATCACCGGGCACCAGGGTGAGTGGCTCGGGTTCGGGCGATGCCAGGTAGTGTTTCGCTGGCtcgcgcgctgacgcgcgctcgctcctccCCAGACGTCGTCCCTGTCCTCCCCGACACCGTGTACCAGTGGGAGCAGCCGCCCTACTCCGGCGCATACGACGGCACGTGGATctggggccgcggcgcgtccgacgacaagagcacgacgacggccgtgctcgccgcgatcgagctgctcctcgagaGCGGCGAGTTTgcgccctcgcgcacggTGGTGCTCGCGTTcgggcacgacgaggagcgcggcgggctgcgcggcgccaaGGGCATCCGTGATTACCTGCTCAACAAGTACGGCCGCCAGCCGttcgccctcctcgtcgacgagggcagcgggCTCAGCGCCGCCTGGGACCGCACGTTCGGCCTgcccggcgtcgcggagaAGGGCAAGTTCGACCTCAACCTCACCGTCTCGACGCTGGGCGGGCACTCGTccgtgcccccgccgcacACCGGTATCGGGCTGTCCGCGCTGCTcatcgcgcagctcgagaagaACCCCTACGCGCCGACCCTTGGGCCCCAGGCGCCAGTGTACGGATACCTCcagtgcgcggcggcgcatgCGCCCGGGATCCCTGCCAAGCTGAAGCGTACCGTTGTGGCCGCGGCCAGCGGGTGCaagaaggcggcgagggcgctgCCCGAGCTCATTATCGCCACGGGGCTCGGTGGGCcgggccgcgccggcgcggggcagggcagcgccgagcgcgcgctcatCTCTACCACGCAAGCGGTGGACATTATCAACGGCGGGGTCAAGGTCAACGCGCTGCCAGAGCTCGTCACGACGATCGTGAACCACCGCCTCGATATCTCAAGCAGCATCGCCGAGCTGAAGGGCAAGATCTGGGACACGCTCGTCCCGACCGCCGCGGAGCTGGGTCTGGCCGTGGAGGGCTTCGGCAGGTCGTACGCGCCCGAGCATGCCCGCGGGACAGTCTACCTCGAGTCGAGCCGCTTCAgcgaggacctcgagccggcgccgatcAGCGACACGTCGGACAGCAGCCTTGCGTGGGCCGTGTTCGCTGGCACCGCGCGCGGGCTGTGGGCTTCGCGCAAGGAGGTCTCCGACGGGAAGGCCATGGTGCCCCTtgctgccgaggacgagctcatcATGGCGCCGTTCATGACCACCGGCAACACGGACACTGCGAGGTGCGTCGCGATGTATAGATTGCGCTGATGGCTAGGTACTgggacctcgcgcgcgacatTTACCGCTGGCGATATGTGCTCAACACGGAGCACCAGGGTGTGAGTGGCTGCTACTGTGCACGGACGGCGGGGTGGCTgtgcgccccgccccgcggcctccgccgccgacgtcgctgACTTGCAGGGCCACACTATCAATGAGCgcatcggcgccgacgcgctcgtcgagttTACGCGGTAAGCCTAGCTTTGAGtgtcacgccgccggcgcgctaACCAGTGCAGTTTCTTCCAAGCGCTGATCCTCAACGTCGACGCTTCGGCGCTTTAACCCTTTGTGGTGGTGTTTGATCTGCGCCGTAACGCGCAACGCTGGCTGCATGTCTGCCTGGGAGCGTGTGATTGAACAAACTTGCGGCAACGATAAAGATAGCTGGACATGTGGTGGTGGAATGCATCCCAAAGCACTTAATATCGCGGCATCCCGGCGGCCGTAATGTTCCTATTCTCGGCGTTGGATGCCGcagactggctggctgcacaCTGCCTGCTGCCCACCGGGCATCCATCCACCCGACCcgtccgcccgcccgtccAGTACTTACGTATCCCCCGCTAGCTAGTCgcactcggcctcgccggcaGAGCCCACCCAGCGTGCTGCACACCATGTACTCACCTCGTGCTCGCACGTTACCAAGTAGCATGCAGCCCGGTCCCAGACCCgtctcgccgcgcgcacgcacgaaCGAAGCGTGTTGATTGACTTCTTtactcctcctcgtcgtcaacgccaacgccgagccgccgacaccgacaagAAGCACATAAAGCAGGCCAGGCGCAACGCACCACGCTCCTTTCTTCTGGTTGATCCCACCTGCGATAAGATAATCCACCCCCGTCACGATGGGCGCTTTCGACTTTCTCAAGACCGACGCCAACCAGCATGGCTGgcacacgccgacgtcgaccatCGACTGGTGGGTACAGCTGCCAGTGGCCAgggctgggctggcttgAACGTGGTAATGATGCTGACCTGCGCGTGCTTTACCGCTGCTGCtaccgccgctgccgcgtcGCCACTCCCCTCACACAGGTGCGAGCTCAACTACACCTACTCGTACTACATTGCCGAGCTGGTCAACACGCTCACCAACGTCCCCGTGATCGCGCTGGGCCTGTACTGCGCGTATGCGACCGTCGCCAacggcgtgccgccgcgctaCGCCCTCGTctacctcggcctcgcgctcatcggTATCGGCAGCTTTGGCTTCCACGCCAGCCTGCAGTGGGAATGGCAGCTGATGGACGAGCTGCCCATGGTGAGTGTTGCCACCGCGGCCAGTTCATGAGGGGGAAgagggaggaaggaggaACAAAAGTGCCAAGTGGCAGCAGCCTGCCCCGGCCATGCCGGCCATGCCGGCCAGGCCTCGGCTCAATCAACCCCATGACGCGTgcccagcaccagcaccagcaccagctcacccaccacccagaTTTACGTCGCATCGTACGCTGCGTACCTGGTCATCGACACCCTGCCGGGCTGGAAGCACAGGTTCGGCCCCTCTGGCCCCATTGCAGTGCTCGCGTGGTGCATCTTTGTCACGGTATCTTAGTGAGTGAGCCGGGGTTGAGTGGTGCGAAGCGGAATGTTGTGCCGCACAATGAGGCCGTGGTCTGGCCGCTGCTGGAAGGAACAGCCAacccgcctcgacggcctcacCCAGCGGCCGGAGCCAGCCCATGCGTGCACCCCGGCCTGCAGCCACACTCGCCACAGCAGGCCGTAGCTGACGCCTCGCCCCAGCATCTCGCTCCCGAACCCCGTGTACCACCAGATCGCCTTTGCGGGGATCATGACAacggcgagcttgcgctccATCTACTTGCTCTtccgcctgcctgccgaACGCCGTGCCAAGATTGCCCGCCTGCTGCTCATCGGTCTCGGTATCTTTGTTGGCGGCTTTGGTATCTGGAACCTCGACAACTACTTCTGCACCGAGCTCCGTGCGACCCGCGCGTGGCTTGAGGACCGCggcctgggcgagctcggacACTTTACTCAAGGTAGGTCGGGCAACCCAGTGGGATCGTACACAGCCGCTGACTTGCCCAGGCCATGGCTACTGGCACCTCATGACGggctacggcggcgcgctcctcttCACCGCTGCAGTTGGTGAGTACATGGTCTGGTCTCACCACGATtccccactcactcacaccccagccctCTGCCTTGAGGTCAAGACCAGCCCATACGCCTACGACTTTGACGCCACCTCGTGGTTCCCGGTCGTCTACACCGTCCCCCACGACCAGCGTGACCACCTCAAGGCGCTTGAGACGTTGGACGAGAAGGcccccctcgtcgacgctaGCGGCACGTCCTCTTCCTTCACCGAGAGCCGGACAACAACTGCCAGGCGCACGAGCGACCCTACTTCTGTGGAGCGGGCATGAATGATTCTGCCCCGCGCCACAGTAGACTGAACGCAACGCGCCGATCTCGATGCGGACACATACCCACCCACAGGAATAGACAATGACACGCCACTTTGGCCgtgcccacccaccttcgTTGCCCACTTGGCCGCCGCACACGCACCAGTATTCCTCTACCCCCGCACCACCGTGCTCTGCATGCCCTCGTTATCGCAGGCGACGCATGCAAGAGGATAGCCCGTAGAACATAGATTGATGCAATAGTCGTCGTTGtccccagccagcctgcgCCTGTGCCACAGGGTGAAACGCCCTATAACTCCGTCAAGGGTTGGCTGTCTGGTCCCTGTGGCGTCTGGCTGCTTgttcgtcgttgtcgcctCGATTCATCATCAACAGGttggttgtcgtcgtctctCTCTTTCGACATCCTCCCATTACCTCGACAAACAACAATGTCTGACCCCTCTGACGGTATGTCCCCCCCTccgcgcctcggcccgcCCACCCTCGTATCTCTCGTCGtacacgccctcggcgacttGAATCCGGCGTAAACGCaccgcgcacgcacgccgagtTTTTAAGTTTCACCTCACTCGCTCCACCAAGGCAAACAGCAAAACACACTGTCCACCTTTGTCCCCTGCCAGTCCAGTCCATCCTTGCGGCCATGCGCATCGATCGCGACGACACCGACTCGTGCCCCTCCAGTCGTCTGTCTGCGTCCTGCCTGTCGCCGTCCCGTCTCCTGCCTGCCCGTTGCGTCCGTCCGTCcgtgtgtcgtcgtcctcgcgtcGTATTTTGCCCGTTGCGGAGCTCGACACACACAAAAGTGGCTCGATTCGGTGGCGGCGTGAGCCACCATAGTCGTCTCgtcttgtcctcgtcgtcgtcgtcgtcgcccttaTGGCACTCAAGGTGGAAGCTTTGCTCGGCCACACCGCCAATGCTCCAGCCCCAACCTTTGCAGCATCCAGCTTCAGCTTCAGCTCCAGCTTCGCTCTCCACCCCGCCctccgtcgtcgcctcgacTAATGCCTGACGCGCCTCCCAGTCTGGCAGaacgccgcccccgccggtGACAGCTACTCGGCCCCCCGCGAGACCCGCGAGGCCTCGCCCCGCcgtgaggagcgcgacgagcgtgagcgctcccccgctcctcgccgtgagcgctcgcgctcgcccgccgcccgcaacggcggtggcgagggcggcggcgctgctccccGTGGCCGGTGAGTCTGTTGCCCGCGCATGGCAGGCAACTGCCAGGACTAACCAGCtagcaacgacgacggctcggtCAACCCCGGCAACAACCTCCACGTCTCGGGCCTGGCTCGTTCCGTCACCGACCGTGGCCTTGAGGACATGTTCTCCAAGTTTGGCAAGATCCAGAAGGCCCAGGTCATGTACGACCCCCACTCGCGTGCGTCAAGCCCCGGGCCCCACACACGCTGGACCATCACTAACCCATCACAGAGGAGTCGCGTGGCTTCGGCTTCGTCATGTTTGAGGCtaacgacgccgccgagaacGCCATCTCGACCATCTCGGGCACCACCATTGAGGGCCGCGTCATCACCGTGACCCACGCCAAGCGTGCTCGTGcccgcacccccacccccggccGCTACCACGGCGTCAAGTtcgagggcggtggtggtggtggtggccgcggctacggcggcggcggtggttaCGGCGGGCGTTACGAGGACAGGCCTTACCAGCCCCGTTCTTACGACTCGCGTTACTCGGACCGCGGACCCCGTTACGATGACCGCCCGCGTTATGATGACCGCAGGGGCGGTtacggcggcggtgatcGCTATGATGACAGGCGTGGTGGTtacggcgacgaccgccgtggtggtggataTGATgaccgccgaggcggtgacGACTACTACCGCCGCGGTCCTCCTCCTGAGTAAGTACTGCCTCGGACATATCGACGGgacctcgccaacgccaatTTCAGCCGTtacgaccgcgacgaccgtgGCCCCCGTGAGGAGCGTCCTCGTTACTAGACACCGAGTGAGCAGATGGGCGGAAATGACAATTCGAGGTTAGTGGATCCTGGGTCGATTAAAACAGCTGCATGAGGTTGTATTGTCGTGTGCATATGCAACTCGTGGTTGAGATGGGGAGTGTGCGGCAATGTGGCGCGCTTGGCTGGAGCAAGTGGGTTGGGGCCTTGGAGCCTTGGAGCCTTGATGGACCATCCAAGCTGTCTCCCAGGACCCGGTCGGGGACCGTGGGTGATGCAGATGTGTTTGGTGTTTGGCGTTTTGCACTCGTTGGCTTGGGCATTGTTGTCGATGGACAGGCTGCGAACAGCCGGTATCTACCAACCTCCTGGGGCGCAGCAGAAGCCACCCGTCCGCCGGCTGTGCAGCGACGATGTGCTCACCAACAGCACGGCAGCACAAAGCTACATACGTGCATGCGATGCAAACAATGATAGATAGAGTTATATGAATATGCGAtgccgcctcccccgcccctACTCGCGCTGCTTTCTCCGGTCCGGCCGCGGCGTGAACGGCGGCACCGAGCTGCTTCTCCTCGGCATAGCGACGAGGGGCTCAGCGCTAGACGAGCCcgggcggccgaggaggaacgACTCTAGGAATCCGCTGGGCTCGCGTACCCGCGGTTTGGCCGCTACGCCGGTCGGAGTGCCGACGCTGCCCTCACGCTCCTTCTGCGACTTGGGCGACCTTGCCTTGGTCTTGTGGTTTGATAACGGTCTAGATTTCGGGGACACGCTCACCGCCACTGGTGTGGCGTCCCCCTTGGTGCCCGGGCGCACTGTCTCAGAGCGCGAGTCGCGGTCCGGCGGCGTCTCCTTGGACCGTGCGCGGCCTCTAtcggcctgctcctcctctgcgtccgaggtcgacgccgagctgctgttCCCGCTCGAGCCGGACAGCGGGATTGCTAGTGCCGTAGCTGGCGACACTGGAGGCGGGGTGTCCGTTGCCGGGCGGTTGCTGgtcggcacggcggccgacAGTGCTTTACGAATGAGCTCGTATCCCCGCGGCTCGGTGAGATACAGGATTACCCTCGGAGAGCCGCGAGACCCGCCACCGTTGGATGGCTCGCGTCGGATACCAGGGGCTCGTGTGGCCGTAGGGGATGGCGGGCCCGAGTCGGGAGTGACCTGCCTGCTTAATGGTGagggtgatggtggtgcaGCCCATTGCAAATGGCGTGTTGCGTGGACCGATAGCGGGACTTGGCCTTCGGTTaccgactcgagcgacacCTCGGTGGTATGTGAAACGGCAGTTGCGTGGCCGTTGATGCCACCGGCACTGTTCGTCACGGTGGTGTGGTGATGGAGTCGCTCTGTGAGAGTGAGAGACAGCATGTCCTCGGTCGGTGCCTTggctcgtcgcgacgagcttgcACTCGGTCCTCGGCTTCCAGGGCGCGACGGTGCGTCTCGGTTTCGGCTCGGTGCGCGGCTGGGCACTCTGCTCCCTCCTCTActgctcggcggccggcTCTTGGGCACAGGTTTCTCGATCTCTATCCTGAGCCACACCTGCTGCGACCAGGCCTTCTTTCCCTTCTGGGGCTGGCCAGCAGGCGATGAGGACCTAGAAGTGCTGACCGGGGGAACGGAGGCCGACCGTCCTGGTGGGGGCGGCTTCTTGCCGATTCCGAGCAAGCTCGGGATCCAGCTCACGCGAGATGGCCCTGGGTCTGCCGAGCCGTTGACTGCGGGGTCTGGCTCAGCTGGTACTGGACCTATTGGTAAGACGAGCTGGAGAATAacggggtgggtgtcggGTACGTGGTGATAGAGGATGCCAGCTGATCGGAGGAGATACTTGAGGTAGGAGATGATGCGCTTCTGTGGCTCGCCGGTGGGGTTGCGCAGGACGATGGGCCCTGGCTGATCTGGGTGCTCTTGATCCAGGTATAGCGGCAGCGTGTACTTGATGTCGGTGGGGATGAACGATGTTGTTTTGAAGGTGTCTGGGGCCTTGTAGTCGTGAACGCGCTGGCGCATCTCATCGCCAACGTCGTACTCGTTGAAGGCGGTCAttcggcgctggcggtcgaggtcgacaaaCACGTTCATGGCGTTGCGAACACGCGGCCaggcgtcggcttcggcctgacgctcggcctcgctcaGCACCGAGCTGGCGGCCAGTCCCATCCCCTGCCACGGTGCTGAGGGAGGGTACAGttcgtcgagctcctgcaGCACATCcatggcgcgctcgcgcatgACTTGGCGTGACGTGTGCGTCGGGCCGAGAGGGAAGCGCgtctggaggaggagcgagagaAGCGTGAGGGCGATACACCAGATATCGATCTCGGGGCTGGGGGTTAGGTTACTCCGTGAGCAGCGAACCTACCCATAGTATGTCACCTCTCCGGGCTTGTTGTTGAGCGCGTGCACGATTTCTGGGCTCTGGTGGTTCAGCAGCTTCCCGAAAGCTGGGCACCCACATGGAAGGCAGGCGAGCCACAACATGTGGTCAGTTTGGGTTCGCTTGCAGAGAAGTGAgtcgcgaggccgaggtctGTGCACGCGTCAGCGGTGACAAACAGATAGGCAGACGCGCCGCGTTGATCGGCGCACAGCCCATGACCACGCACCGAGCAGCAGGATATTGCCCGTATCGACATCGACGAGCACGTTGTCTCCCTTGAGGTCGCGGTGGCAcacgcggccggcgtgcAAGCAGTCGCGGACGACGCTGACcagctggtcgaggaggcgggcggcgcgtgtcggGCGCAGAGGGAGCGGGTGCTGCGGGAGCGGGACGTGCGATGATGCGCATTCTTCTGGAGGGGGCGTCAGTCTGTGTCCAGCACGGCGCGTTCAGTCGCCGGCCCGGCGGTTGATCACCGATCACACCATCATCAGGCGTTGTGCAGCCGCGGTGCGCCATGGCGCtagccagcgcggcgcccgccCCCGGCCCAGTCGGCACAACTCACCAACGAGGTAGAAGTGCGCGTCGGTCCGCACGAATCCGTCGACGCCAATGAGGCAAGGGtgcggcgtgagctgcgcgagcagcgtcggctCGCGGAGGAGCCGGGCGGCAATGAGCGCGTGGTGCGGGTACAGCGGTGTGTGCTTGAGGGCGAACAccttgccgctcgccgaggtcgcgcccGCCGTGACGCGGTACACGGTGCTGAActtgccgcggccgaggatgccgcccgccgacgcagGGAGGTACGTGTAGTCTGCTATtccgcggaggaggaggctgtcgggggagggggtgaggagggggacGGTTGTTGGCTGGGGCGTTGTGTCAGCGAGCGatggagggagggggagataCTCCACCGTCCGTCAGCACTCACCAGACTCTCCCACCGACTCTCCTCGGGCGCCTGGTTGGGCGCGTAGACGAAGAGCGTGCCGGCCCCCGGGGGGCCCGCGTCGTTCTCCTTGTCGCGACGTGGGGCCATTAGAGCATGGCGGGGGGGTGGGGCTGGGTGGGCTCGCGGGGCTGGTAGCGGTGGGAGGTGAGAGCGAGcaggggcgaggcgaggcaagCAGCAGGAGCTCGGTGGTGCTCGCTGTGCCGGTGGTGTGTATGTGTCTGTGGGTGTCTGttgatgaggaggagcagaGACGAGAGGGAGCAAAGGACGGCTCCGTGTTGGTGTGGTGCCAAgtggggtggtgggccgATTGAGTGGAGGCGGGGAGCGAGTCAGGTGAGTGAACCGCCAGTGGCAGGTGGCAACTTGGGTATCTGGGACTGATGACTGACCCAACGGTAAAGGCAAAGACAACTGTTACAAGATCCCacgtcgcctcgccctcgtcgtctccgtcgGCCCAGGTCCCAGTCCCAGCAGCCCGTCCCACGCGCTCGTTCGGCAGCTCTCGGCACTGTCCTGCCCACAGTACAGGACACGATaaacgacgcggcggcggggcggggcacgACTCGCTGCGTGATaaccccctcgtcctcgcctcCCACCTCTCTCTGCCCTGATTACCACTGTTTTGCCTAGCCGGCAAGCAAATCCAGCCGAGCCAATCACTTGCCACTTACCCCACTCTTCGCGCGCTTCGCATCCCTTTGCATGCCTAGCCCACCCCCACAATCCTGTTTCACCCCCGCAtcgtgctcgcggcgcccactcacatccCGCCGTCAAAACTGCCGCCCACAGCCGCAATATGCTTGACTCACACTGCCTAGCGCTGAGCCGACAccacccgacgacgagcctaTCACCCATCCCACACACCCTATCACACAAAACCCAGCAATGCACTAACATGTCATGAGAATCTAGCATCTATGCTATACAGATAAGGAGATCCCGCCCCTGTCGCAGCCTATCTCTACAGTTTATCTCGCGTCTACTTCCCCTTAACCCAGCCACGGTGCCCAGTCCACCCGTGAGATCCCGCCAGATATCGGTGCTCCAGaagctgcgccgccgtcggccggtCGTGCACCTCGGGCTCCAGGCAACACCGCACAAAGTCGGCAGCGTCCGCAAGGCGGCCTCCGTCGTCTGCCTCCCTGCCCTCGTCCGCGTGCACACCTCCGCAGCGTGCCTCCAGTGCCTCCTCCGCACCAGAGCCCTTGAGACCtgcgagcacctcgtcggggaGGTTGGCGAATGGCGTCTCGCCAACGAGCAGAATGTAGGCGACAGCACCAAGAGCCCATATGTCTTGTTCCTTGCCGCCATACATTTCACCGCGCAAGATCTCGGGCGACGCGTAGTGGAGGGTGCCAGAGAAAGTGTCCCACTTCTTGCCGGGTCTCCAGTGTGCCGCAGAGCCAAAGTCGATGAGCTGGCAGTGACCCGTGCCGTCCAAAATGACATTCTCGTCCTTGATGTCGCGGTGGACAATGCCATTGGCGTGCAAGAAGTTGACAGCGTCGGTGAGCTGGCCCACAATCGATCTAACCTCGAATGGGTCCAGGCCGGCCGGGTGCGATTCCACGCGGTCAAAGAGATCAACGCCGGTGCCGTACCGTGGCATCACCATGTAGTAGAACTCGCGGTCCTCGAAAAAGTCGAGCAGTTTGCAAATGTTGGGGTGCCCGCGCTCTGGAGCATGCTTCATCTCCGTCTTGAGGTAACGCTGTGTCGGGTTGCTGGCACTTCTAAAGCTTGGAGTgctggagcgcgagctgccaGGCGAAGCCGCGCGTGAGCCAGGGACGTTGCCGTTCGACTCCACCGCCAGCTGCTCAACTTCCTCCGGGTGCTCCCATCCTCCTTGTGGGCGTGATGGGTCCCAGGGGTGAGGGTGTGCCGGAGGCACATACATGAGGTGTCGAAGCTGGTCCATGACGTGGACTGGCGTGGTCAGTTTGGTCGACACATCCATAACTCACTCTCAACAGGGATTGGCCCCAGAACCTTGTGCTTCTTCCAGCAGTCGGCCAGAATCCTCGACTTGATGATGTATTTGATAATCACCTCGTCCTGTTGCTAGTCAGCATTGCCAGCCTGGGAATCTTCCAACTCACTCCTACTGGCTGGCCATTAGCCCCCTTGACCTTGGCTCTCATTACCAGGCCATACGcgcccttgccggcctcCTTGAGGATGACATAGTCGTCGATGCCTCggccaccggcaccaccggctGTTTCACTGGTAGGGGTAGGACACTCGCTCGGGACACCAGTGCTCGACGCGTAGCTCGCAGCGCTTCGTACACTATCGAACCGTGGCAGAAGCGACTTGTTCGGTTGTGCGGCAGTAGGTGACCGGAACGGCGAGAAACTTTGCAAGTTGGCAGGCGCGTTACCCTTCGGAGGAGGTGTAACCGACGTGGTTGGTGTAACCGGAGGCGGTGAAGACGCGGATGTTGTACCTGTCGTCTGTGGTGCGGGCGTTGACGGAGTGAGTGGCGTGAGGGCCGGGAAAGGCAGTGAGGGCACGACCCGACCAGCGACAAGGGAAACCCGGTGCGTGTCTCGTCGGCGTTCCGTCTTTGGCGGCGCCACTCCGTCGTCGTAAGATCCACGGCGTGACGGGGCGCGGGGCACAAGCGTGTGGCGCGAGGAAACTTTGCGAGAGTAATTGCGGATCGCTTCAAAGCGCTCAGACTCGGTCTCTTGTGAAAGAGGTGCCATCATCTGCGACGAATCGATGACGtctggcgaggcgagctcAATGTCGTTGGCTGGCGAAAGTGCTGGCGATGGGGCGGtggttgacggcgccga encodes the following:
- the SPAC25G10.01 gene encoding putative RNA-binding protein — translated: MSDPSDVWQNAAPAGDSYSAPRETREASPRREERDERERSPAPRRERSRSPAARNGGGEGGGAAPRGRNDDGSVNPGNNLHVSGLARSVTDRGLEDMFSKFGKIQKAQVMYDPHSQESRGFGFVMFEANDAAENAISTISGTTIEGRVITVTHAKRARARTPTPGRYHGVKFEGGGGGGGRGYGGGGGYGGRYEDRPYQPRSYDSRYSDRGPRYDDRPRYDDRRGGYGGGDRYDDRRGGYGDDRRGGGYDDRRGGDDYYRRGPPPDRYDRDDRGPREERPRY
- the ACER3_1 gene encoding Alkaline ceramidase 3 — protein: MGAFDFLKTDANQHGWHTPTSTIDWCELNYTYSYYIAELVNTLTNVPVIALGLYCAYATVANGVPPRYALVYLGLALIGIGSFGFHASLQWEWQLMDELPMIYVASYAAYLVIDTLPGWKHRFGPSGPIAVLAWCIFVTVSYISLPNPVYHQIAFAGIMTTASLRSIYLLFRLPAERRAKIARLLLIGLGIFVGGFGIWNLDNYFCTELRATRAWLEDRGLGELGHFTQGHGYWHLMTGYGGALLFTAAVALCLEVKTSPYAYDFDATSWFPVVYTVPHDQRDHLKALETLDEKAPLVDASGTSSSFTESRTTTARRTSDPTSVERA
- the Mark2_3 gene encoding Serine/threonine-protein kinase MARK2 — protein: MAPRRDKENDAGPPGAGTLFVYAPNQAPEESRWESLPTTVPLLTPSPDSLLLRGIADYTYLPASAGGILGRGKFSTVYRVTAGATSASGKVFALKHTPLYPHHALIAARLLREPTLLAQLTPHPCLIGVDGFVRTDAHFYLVEECASSHVPLPQHPLPLRPTRAARLLDQLVSVVRDCLHAGRVCHRDLKGDNVLVDVDTGNILLLDLGLATHFSASEPKLTTCCGSPAFHSPEIVHALNNKPGEVTYYGPEIDIWCIALTLLSLLLQTRFPLGPTHTSRQVMRERAMDVLQELDELYPPSAPWQGMGLAASSVLSEAERQAEADAWPRVRNAMNVFVDLDRQRRMTAFNEYDVGDEMRQRVHDYKAPDTFKTTSFIPTDIKYTLPLYLDQEHPDQPGPIVLRNPTGEPQKRIISYLKYLLRSAGILYHHVPDTHPVILQLVLPIGPVPAEPDPAVNGSADPGPSRVSWIPSLLGIGKKPPPPGRSASVPPVSTSRSSSPAGQPQKGKKAWSQQVWLRIEIEKPVPKSRPPSSRGGSRVPSRAPSRNRDAPSRPGSRGPSASSSRRAKAPTEDMLSLTLTERLHHHTTVTNSAGGINGHATAVSHTTEVSLESVTEGQVPLSVHATRHLQWAAPPSPSPLSRQVTPDSGPPSPTATRAPGIRREPSNGGGSRGSPRVILYLTEPRGYELIRKALSAAVPTSNRPATDTPPPVSPATALAIPLSGSSGNSSSASTSDAEEEQADRGRARSKETPPDRDSRSETVRPGTKGDATPVAVSVSPKSRPLSNHKTKARSPKSQKEREGSVGTPTGVAAKPRVREPSGFLESFLLGRPGSSSAEPLVAMPRRSSSVPPFTPRPDRRKQRE
- the CPS1_5 gene encoding Carboxypeptidase S, which produces MSEKKNDTSALPAPVAAASAQPPAPVKRSTRFARAMGYLLVGYVVFLAGRGIWHEVSAGVGHAAPAVAGGCVQPEALLPSFDVSTVWGAKERIVEVRALTRRFQWHQAAIRIPTESWDDMGAPGTDPRWDVFAQYHAYLEKSYPLVHKHLVKTTIDTWGLVYEWVGSDAGKRPLFITGHQDVVPVLPDTVYQWEQPPYSGAYDGTWIWGRGASDDKSTTTAVLAAIELLLESGEFAPSRTVVLAFGHDEERGGLRGAKGIRDYLLNKYGRQPFALLVDEGSGLSAAWDRTFGLPGVAEKGKFDLNLTVSTLGGHSSVPPPHTGIGLSALLIAQLEKNPYAPTLGPQAPVYGYLQCAAAHAPGIPAKLKRTVVAAASGCKKAARALPELIIATGLGGPGRAGAGQGSAERALISTTQAVDIINGGVKVNALPELVTTIVNHRLDISSSIAELKGKIWDTLVPTAAELGLAVEGFGRSYAPEHARGTVYLESSRFSEDLEPAPISDTSDSSLAWAVFAGTARGLWASRKEVSDGKAMVPLAAEDELIMAPFMTTGNTDTARYWDLARDIYRWRYVLNTEHQGGHTINERIGADALVEFTR
- the Mark2_3 gene encoding Serine/threonine-protein kinase MARK2, whose amino-acid sequence is MAPRRDKENDAGPPGAGTLFVYAPNQAPEESRWESLPTTVPLLTPSPDSLLLRGIADYTYLPASAGGILGRGKFSTVYRVTAGATSASGKVFALKHTPLYPHHALIAARLLREPTLLAQLTPHPCLIGVDGFVRTDAHFYLVEECASSHVPLPQHPLPLRPTRAARLLDQLVSVVRDCLHAGRVCHRDLKGDNVLVDVDTGNILLLDLGLATHFSASEPKLTTCCGSPAFHSPEIVHALNNKPGEVTYYGPEIDIWCIALTLLSLLLQTRFPLGPTHTSRQVMRERAMDVLQELDELYPPSAPWQGMGLAASSVLSEAERQAEADAWPRVRNAMNVFVDLDRQRRMTAFNEYDVGDEMRQRVHDYKAPDTFKTTSFIPTDIKYTLPLYLDQEHPDQPGPIVLRNPTGEPQKRIISYLKYLLRSAGILYHHVPDTHPVILQLVLPIGPVPAEPDPAVNGSADPGPSRVSWIPSLLGIGKKPPPPGRSASVPPVSTSRSSSPAGQPQKGKKAWSQQVRGPSASSSRRAKAPTEDMLSLTLTERLHHHTTVTNSAGGINGHATAVSHTTEVSLESVTEGQVPLSVHATRHLQWAAPPSPSPLSRQVTPDSGPPSPTATRAPGIRREPSNGGGSRGSPRVILYLTEPRGYELIRKALSAAVPTSNRPATDTPPPVSPATALAIPLSGSSGNSSSASTSDAEEEQADRGRARSKETPPDRDSRSETVRPGTKGDATPVAVSVSPKSRPLSNHKTKARSPKSQKEREGSVGTPTGVAAKPRVREPSGFLESFLLGRPGSSSAEPLVAMPRRSSSVPPFTPRPDRRKQRE